One Vicia villosa cultivar HV-30 ecotype Madison, WI unplaced genomic scaffold, Vvil1.0 ctg.000063F_1_1_1, whole genome shotgun sequence genomic region harbors:
- the LOC131623397 gene encoding aspartic proteinase CDR1-like produces MDFLKVVCDTQLVEEETVAPPKPKSVASSMNTYDDGVMTKGDEYGAPIISRGFSVELIHRDSFKSPFYNPTQTKFQRSFNIVQQSINRANYLFKEPSHTKNKLESYMPYDDGTYIMSYSVGTPPFKVYGILDTGSNLIWLQCIPCNSCYNQTSPIFNPSKSSSYKNISCSSRTCKSMEDTSCSYTGDVCQYTLDYGRGYNTSGDLGVETLTLDSVTNSFVSYPNIVIGCGHNNGQPMYNGPSSGVIGFGIGDTSLIKQLGPLIGGKFSYCLIDQYNSKSIRSSKLNIGDDAIVTGDNVVSTPIVKMIGNRQKDYYYLTVKAFSVGNKRIKYRGFKREGTNASTHNIIIDSGTPVSILPHRFYYRLESAMKKMVKLERFQFNEDPSRLCYNTTSKQQNFPPITIHFKGADVKIDSKGAFYSLFQGEEVKCFAFRPYENGLGIFGTMAQVNYLIGYDLNKNIVSFKPIDCTSY; encoded by the exons ATGGACTTCCTTAAGGTTGTTTGTGACACCCAGCTAGTGGAAGAAGAGACTGTGGCCCCTCCAAAGCCTAAAAGTGTTGCTTCCTCCATGAACACCTATGATGATGGTGTGATGACGAAAGGAGATGAATATGGAGCCCCTA TTATCTCCCGTGGTTTTAGTGTTGAACTCATTCACCGTGATTCTTTCAAATCACCATTTTACAATCCTACACAAACTAAATTTCAAAGAAGTTTCAATATTGTGCAACAATCTATCAATCGCGCCAATTATTTATTCAAAGAACCTTCTCATACTAAAAACAAACTTGAGTCATATATGCCCTATGATGACGGCACATATATCATGAGTTATTCGGTTGGTACCCCACCATTTAAGGTTTATGGAATTTTAGATACAGGTAGTAACTTAATCTGGCTTCAATGCATACCTTGTAATTCATGTTACAATCAAACATCTCCTATTTTTAATCCTTCAAAATCTTCAAGCTACAAAAATATTTCATGCTCATCTAGAACATGTAAATCTATGGAGGATACTTCTTGTTCTTACACTGGAGATGTTTGCCAATATACATTAGATTATGGTCGTGGATATAACACAAGTGGGGATCTTGGTGTAGAGACTCTTACATTGGATTCGGTCACCAACTCTTTTGTCTCATATCCTAACATTGTTATAGGATGCGGACACAATAATGGTCAACCAATGTATAATGGTCCAAGTTCAGGTGTTATTGGCTTTGGAATTGGAGATACGTCACTAATTAAACAATTAGGACCTTTAATTGGAGGAAAATTTTCATATTGTTTAATTGATCAATATAATAGCAAGTCTATTAGATCTAGCAAACTCAATATTGGAGATGATGCTATTGTTACCGGTGATAACGTTGTCTCAACTCCTATAGTAAAAATGATAGGAAACCGCCAAAAGGATTATTACTACCTAACTGTGAAAGCATTTAGTGTGGGAAATAAAAGAATAAAGTATAGAGGGTTTAAACGTGAAGGAACAAATGCTTCTACGCATAACATCATAATTGACTCGGGTACTCCTGTCTCTATTCTTCCGCATCGTTTTTACTATAGGTTAGAATCAGCTATGAAAAAAATGGTTAAACTAGAGCGTTTTCAATTTAATGAAGATCCATCCCGCCTTTGTTATAATACCACATCCAAACAACAAAATTTTCCACCAATTACAATACATTTTAAAGGTGCGGATGTTAAAATAGATTCTAAGGGAGCCTTTTATTCTTTATTCCAAGGAGAGGAAGTTAAATGTTTTGCATTTCGCCCCTACGAAAATGGATTAGGCATCTTTGGAACCATGGCACAAGTGAACTATTTAATTGGGTATGATCTCAACAAAAACATTGTCTCTTTTAAGCCCATCGATTGTACTAGCTATTGA